GTTTCTGTAATTTTGGTTAAATTAGGTAATTCGGGTGCTTGACGATCAAATGTAATAAATTGCCAATCAGAAAATCTAGATAAATTATGATAAGGAATTTGGTCTAATCCTAAGCCCCCAAAGGTTAATAAAACAATCTGGTTACGAGGCGCAACTAACTTAAATTTATCTCTTAATTCTGCTTCTGTATAATGGGGATTTCCCCCCGTTAATCCCACATCAATGATAGAATTAAAGGCGTTCATCGGTTCAGCCATGGGTAGACGAAATAAGCGATCGCATTGTTGATAACATTGACTAATTTGATCAGCAATTATTTGAAAATCATCGCCCCAATCTCTATAAATAAAATCCCAACCAAAATTACTCATCATCCAACAAGGAATATTAGCTGTTTTAGCAATTAAAGCAGCCAAGGGGGGAATATCAGCTAATATTAAGCCAACCTTATTGGTTTTAATAAAATTAACTTCTGAGGCAATTATTGAATTCTTTTTAGAAAAAATTTCTTGATTCTTTTTGAGAGTTTCTGTTTGATCCATTTTTAAACTATCTGATTGAATTACTCCCACATCAAAAGCACGAGGACGATAAATAAAATCTCCAGGAATATAAGCTTCTAGTAGCCATCTTGGGGCAGTTGTGACAAGGATTAATAAAATATTAGGATTTAATTGTTGAATAGCTGCTGCAACAGCGCAAATACGCACAGCATGACCAAAACCATGACCAGTAGCAGCTAAATAAACAACAGGTTGAGATTGATGAGAAAGTGACATAATTTAGATAGTGATGGGGTGATGGGATGATAATCTATTACTTATTAATAAAAATCCTCCGTACTGTAACAGCCGGAGGGATTAGAA
This genomic interval from Aphanothece sacrum FPU1 contains the following:
- a CDS encoding glycosyl transferase, which gives rise to MSLSHQSQPVVYLAATGHGFGHAVRICAVAAAIQQLNPNILLILVTTAPRWLLEAYIPGDFIYRPRAFDVGVIQSDSLKMDQTETLKKNQEIFSKKNSIIASEVNFIKTNKVGLILADIPPLAALIAKTANIPCWMMSNFGWDFIYRDWGDDFQIIADQISQCYQQCDRLFRLPMAEPMNAFNSIIDVGLTGGNPHYTEAELRDKFKLVAPRNQIVLLTFGGLGLDQIPYHNLSRFSDWQFITFDRQAPELPNLTKITETSLRPVDFMPICGRVVSKPGFSTFSETMRLDVPIVSLTRNDFAEAIFLLEGIQNYADHQIINTETFYQGNWDFLLTPLNRPKIGKTLSKDGAEVIACAVVEYFK